One part of the Bacteroidia bacterium genome encodes these proteins:
- a CDS encoding VanW family protein: protein MKKLIPISSRVRLRVIFFYLLCFFDGTYFRMVSARNVNKKEGKSFSPQLSLTQPIRKTSYSANKVHNLKIAASNFQYLLIQPGEILSFWHMVGAPVSQRSFRVGRTIIGEELNTSVGGGLCQLAGILYHLGLQAGWEILERHAHSLDLYNEKNRYTPLGADASVCYGYKDLRMRNTSGIPIVLRIEISDQEISAHFCAKHEVPLCEIEFIEKRKENLIYVKTLRFHPPAWNENLGVSCYKTFESTENMDETEKPDIPEKSPLSKDIEQQALKDWARSEIFSR from the coding sequence AAAACTTATACCTATCTCCTCACGGGTAAGACTTCGTGTTATATTCTTCTATCTTCTATGCTTTTTTGATGGAACCTACTTCCGTATGGTTTCTGCACGTAATGTCAATAAAAAAGAAGGAAAAAGCTTTTCTCCTCAACTCAGTCTCACCCAACCTATCCGCAAAACCAGTTATTCTGCTAATAAGGTTCATAACCTTAAAATTGCAGCCAGCAATTTCCAATACTTACTTATTCAACCCGGAGAGATTCTATCCTTCTGGCATATGGTAGGCGCCCCCGTTTCTCAAAGGAGTTTCCGGGTCGGCAGAACGATTATTGGAGAAGAGCTGAATACCAGCGTAGGAGGGGGACTTTGTCAACTTGCCGGTATCTTATACCATTTGGGTTTGCAGGCAGGATGGGAAATTTTGGAAAGGCATGCCCATTCCCTTGATTTATATAATGAAAAAAACAGATATACTCCTCTGGGAGCAGATGCATCTGTTTGTTATGGCTATAAAGATCTCAGGATGCGCAATACAAGTGGTATCCCAATAGTCCTCAGAATAGAAATTTCAGATCAGGAGATTAGTGCTCACTTCTGTGCAAAACATGAAGTTCCACTATGCGAGATCGAATTCATCGAAAAAAGAAAAGAGAATTTGATCTATGTGAAAACCCTGCGTTTTCATCCTCCTGCATGGAATGAAAATTTGGGAGTATCCTGCTACAAGACTTTTGAGTCAACGGAAAATATGGATGAGACGGAAAAACCCGACATACCGGAAAAGTCTCCCCTTTCCAAAGACATCGAACAGCAAGCCCTCAAAGACTGGGCTCGATCTGAAATATTCAGTCGCTAG
- a CDS encoding maleylpyruvate isomerase N-terminal domain-containing protein, whose product MIHTLHLFPELDQKLLEVLRELNEEEWNSSTLAPLWSVKDVASHILDGTLRGISSSRDGYFGNAAPKSDDYQDLVDFLNQLNGDWVKVSRRLSPALLVQLLEQNLPLYVQHLQELDMEGLAIFSVDWAGESLSKSWFHIAREYTEKFHHQMQIRFAVGKDAELLQEKWYLPYLDTSMQGLPHHYRNISVEEGSTIGFKVSDISKNWGIRYANTQWTLTDQLDHLVAEVSIPKEIAWRIFTKGISREEARQSVEILGNAALGEKILDMIAVMA is encoded by the coding sequence ATGATTCACACGCTACACTTATTTCCTGAGCTTGACCAAAAACTCCTTGAAGTTCTTCGGGAATTAAATGAGGAAGAGTGGAACTCAAGCACGCTCGCTCCCCTTTGGTCTGTCAAAGATGTTGCCAGTCATATACTGGATGGCACATTAAGAGGAATTTCTTCTTCCCGTGATGGATATTTTGGAAATGCCGCACCCAAAAGTGATGATTATCAGGATTTAGTGGATTTCCTCAATCAACTCAATGGAGATTGGGTGAAAGTGAGCCGCAGACTGAGTCCGGCTTTACTTGTCCAGTTATTGGAACAGAATCTCCCACTTTATGTACAACATCTTCAGGAATTGGATATGGAAGGACTGGCTATCTTTTCTGTTGATTGGGCAGGAGAAAGCCTTTCAAAAAGCTGGTTTCATATAGCCCGTGAGTACACCGAGAAATTTCATCATCAGATGCAAATCCGCTTTGCTGTCGGAAAGGATGCTGAACTACTCCAGGAAAAATGGTACCTGCCTTATCTCGATACTTCCATGCAAGGACTTCCTCACCATTACCGAAACATTTCAGTTGAAGAAGGAAGTACTATTGGATTCAAGGTTTCGGACATCTCAAAGAACTGGGGAATCCGATATGCCAATACGCAATGGACATTGACGGATCAGTTGGATCATTTAGTTGCTGAGGTATCTATCCCAAAAGAAATTGCCTGGAGAATCTTTACAAAAGGAATCAGCCGAGAAGAGGCCCGGCAGAGCGTAGAGATTCTGGGAAATGCTGCTTTGGGTGAAAAAATACTCGATATGATTGCGGTAATGGCCTAG
- a CDS encoding PadR family transcriptional regulator: MIKTATINPTYIDYVMLGIIQQEAQSGYGILKSLKDLSPGNFSSSPGTIYPALKRLKKFGLVQDNSSPNSRKKLFSLSSRGQVFLIAWLLDPISMDDVKKRKEELLLRFAFMDELVSQTEKKHFLISFQNRIKSFIQQMEKKLSGEEEDVNSHQKLMIEHQIASYKATLKWTKHALREVL, from the coding sequence ATGATTAAAACTGCAACGATCAATCCTACTTACATTGACTATGTAATGCTCGGCATCATTCAGCAGGAAGCTCAATCCGGCTATGGCATCCTGAAATCTCTCAAGGACCTCAGTCCGGGAAATTTCAGTAGCAGCCCGGGCACGATCTATCCTGCATTGAAAAGATTGAAGAAATTTGGCCTGGTGCAAGACAACAGTAGCCCGAATTCCCGAAAAAAGCTTTTCAGTCTAAGTTCTCGCGGGCAAGTATTTCTGATTGCCTGGCTCCTGGATCCAATTAGTATGGATGATGTAAAAAAGCGAAAAGAAGAATTGCTTCTGCGTTTCGCTTTCATGGATGAACTCGTCAGTCAAACAGAAAAAAAACACTTCCTGATCTCTTTTCAGAATCGCATAAAATCTTTCATCCAACAAATGGAGAAAAAGCTTTCTGGGGAAGAGGAAGATGTAAATTCCCATCAAAAATTGATGATAGAGCATCAGATCGCTAGCTATAAGGCGACCCTGAAGTGGACGAAACATGCTTTGAGGGAGGTGTTGTAA
- a CDS encoding YdeI/OmpD-associated family protein, translating to MEAIFFQNTAELHQWLQKYHREKKELWVGIYNKDSGIQQISWAEAVEEALCFGWTESRIRKIDLKSYALRFTPRKPGSRWASKNIKRAQELMEMDLLEAAGLESFLGRDKSQDGFEKKNAKLDEVYLEQIKANADAWAYYEQSSASYKKHSSRWIMQAKREETRQKRLGILIECSEAGEKIPLLK from the coding sequence ATGGAGGCAATTTTCTTCCAAAATACTGCTGAACTCCACCAATGGTTGCAAAAATACCATAGAGAGAAAAAGGAACTATGGGTGGGAATCTATAATAAGGATAGTGGTATACAGCAAATTAGTTGGGCAGAAGCCGTGGAGGAGGCTTTGTGTTTTGGCTGGACCGAAAGCAGAATTCGCAAGATCGATCTCAAATCCTATGCGCTGAGATTCACTCCTCGCAAGCCAGGCAGCCGCTGGGCTTCAAAGAATATAAAACGCGCCCAGGAACTCATGGAAATGGACTTATTAGAAGCTGCTGGTCTTGAATCATTTTTAGGACGGGACAAATCACAGGATGGCTTTGAAAAAAAGAATGCAAAGCTGGACGAAGTCTACCTCGAACAAATCAAAGCCAATGCTGATGCCTGGGCCTATTATGAGCAGAGTTCAGCCTCTTACAAGAAGCATAGCAGTCGATGGATCATGCAGGCAAAAAGAGAAGAAACCCGCCAAAAGCGTTTGGGAATTTTGATTGAATGTTCGGAGGCTGGGGAGAAGATACCGCTATTGAAGTAG
- a CDS encoding M1 family metallopeptidase: protein MNKLAILLLTLGVLLPKEALFAQEKRFFMPKEIRQAYEKGTRSYDGKPGSAYWQNLVDYQIEVNVDPAERKLSGTENVTFHNNSPNSLGQLVVRLYHDVFREANPRSFRVQSDDITEGVKLSRLVISGQKIDLDNPQATNRQGTNMTINLPNAVEAGGKIELELDWEQYIPETTVRTGAYDSTSFFVAYWYPQVAVYDDVFGWDRLSYDFSTEFYNNLGNYDVKITAPKNFSVISTGQLQNPDEVFQSEQLSRYKKAMGTGETVSIVGLKELDEGLEHKGGTWHYKASEVSDFAFCMSDHFCWDAATQKIDNRDVLIHTYYNRIAEEQGKTITEKQRKMMKHFSEDMPGIPYPYPEFSTFIAGVGGGGMEYPMMANNGQPGLGVTVHEMFHTYFPMYVRINEKRFAWMDEGWADFTTSFIIDNFFNPDDDPPYFGFSTQLGTMGSISDLPLITSTQFMDNTNYGYTAYPLPAFLYSILYDHLGDDVFKQCIREYIRRWAKKSPTPYDFFYTFENVSGQDLSWFWKPWFFDYGNVDVKISSFKKGKLVVENSGTRPVPISITAKYNDGSSKFWRYSAASWDEDKKFSTKLDNGKEIESLSVNSEVPDEDVLDNFYPSLQEQYASIIEDDMLGTYKLNEFPASVVISKKEGILHFAIAAGGFANYLLPSEEGYETMDGLMKVAFEEKDGKYTGLSLKFGNQAATAVKQ from the coding sequence ATGAACAAACTAGCTATCCTACTACTAACGCTAGGCGTCTTGCTTCCCAAAGAAGCACTCTTTGCACAAGAGAAACGCTTTTTTATGCCAAAGGAAATCCGGCAGGCCTATGAAAAAGGAACACGATCTTATGACGGAAAACCAGGTTCAGCATATTGGCAGAATCTCGTTGACTACCAGATCGAAGTAAACGTTGACCCTGCTGAGCGCAAACTCAGCGGTACTGAAAATGTAACTTTCCACAATAATTCTCCCAATTCTCTGGGACAATTGGTGGTAAGACTCTATCATGATGTTTTTCGGGAGGCAAATCCGAGATCATTCCGGGTACAATCAGATGACATCACAGAAGGGGTGAAATTGAGTCGCCTTGTCATTTCCGGTCAGAAAATTGACCTCGATAATCCCCAGGCTACCAATCGCCAAGGCACCAATATGACCATCAATTTGCCTAATGCGGTTGAAGCTGGAGGAAAGATCGAATTGGAACTGGACTGGGAGCAATATATCCCAGAGACAACCGTCAGAACCGGAGCCTATGACAGTACTTCTTTTTTTGTAGCGTATTGGTATCCTCAGGTTGCCGTTTATGATGATGTTTTTGGTTGGGACAGACTTTCCTATGATTTCAGCACCGAGTTTTACAACAATCTTGGAAATTATGATGTAAAGATCACCGCTCCTAAAAACTTCAGCGTCATCTCCACCGGACAATTGCAAAACCCTGATGAAGTATTTCAGTCTGAGCAATTGAGTCGCTACAAAAAAGCGATGGGAACGGGAGAAACGGTTTCCATTGTAGGCTTGAAAGAGTTGGACGAAGGCCTGGAACACAAAGGAGGAACCTGGCACTATAAAGCCTCAGAAGTATCTGACTTTGCGTTCTGTATGAGTGATCATTTCTGCTGGGATGCTGCCACACAGAAAATTGATAATCGCGATGTCCTCATTCATACCTATTATAATAGAATAGCTGAGGAGCAAGGAAAAACGATTACAGAGAAGCAGCGCAAAATGATGAAGCACTTCTCAGAAGATATGCCTGGCATTCCTTATCCCTATCCGGAATTCAGCACCTTTATTGCCGGTGTTGGCGGAGGCGGTATGGAATACCCGATGATGGCCAATAATGGGCAACCAGGACTGGGTGTTACGGTACATGAAATGTTCCACACCTATTTCCCTATGTATGTACGGATCAACGAGAAGCGTTTTGCCTGGATGGATGAAGGTTGGGCAGACTTTACGACCTCTTTCATCATCGACAATTTCTTCAATCCTGATGATGATCCTCCCTATTTTGGTTTCTCTACCCAATTAGGAACCATGGGATCAATTAGCGACTTGCCGTTGATCACTTCGACTCAATTCATGGATAATACCAATTATGGATACACGGCTTATCCTTTGCCTGCATTCCTGTATTCTATCCTGTATGACCATCTGGGAGATGATGTCTTCAAGCAATGTATTCGTGAGTATATCCGTCGTTGGGCGAAAAAGTCTCCAACTCCTTATGATTTCTTCTACACCTTCGAAAATGTATCCGGACAGGATTTGAGCTGGTTCTGGAAACCCTGGTTCTTTGACTATGGAAATGTGGATGTGAAGATTTCTTCCTTTAAGAAAGGGAAGTTGGTAGTGGAAAATTCAGGGACACGCCCGGTGCCCATTTCTATTACAGCCAAATACAATGATGGTAGCAGCAAATTCTGGCGCTATTCGGCTGCGAGTTGGGATGAGGATAAGAAATTCAGTACCAAACTAGATAATGGGAAGGAAATTGAGAGCCTTTCTGTAAACTCAGAAGTACCGGATGAAGATGTTCTGGACAATTTCTATCCTTCACTTCAGGAACAATATGCTTCTATCATTGAGGATGATATGCTCGGAACCTATAAACTCAATGAATTTCCTGCCTCTGTAGTCATCAGCAAGAAGGAGGGAATATTGCACTTTGCCATTGCTGCAGGGGGCTTTGCAAACTATCTTCTGCCTAGTGAAGAAGGATATGAGACGATGGATGGTTTGATGAAAGTTGCTTTCGAAGAAAAAGACGGTAAGTACACCGGACTTTCCCTCAAATTTGGAAATCAGGCAGCTACAGCGGTCAAGCAGTAG
- a CDS encoding T9SS type A sorting domain-containing protein has product MNVLKLGKGILLFMLFIQWNISGALGQTSVNASGGQASGSGGSVSFSIGQVLFTAHQGNTHKKSLGVQQAAEIFLNVGLEEDLLNFQAAAYPNPTIRDVILSIPEVMGKKLDYVILDMAGRQVSRGSISQTETSISFKSFPKGRYFLRVSLENHTAKSFNIIKN; this is encoded by the coding sequence ATGAATGTCCTAAAATTAGGCAAGGGGATTCTATTGTTTATGCTTTTCATACAATGGAATATCTCCGGAGCACTTGGACAAACAAGTGTAAATGCTTCTGGTGGCCAGGCCAGTGGAAGCGGGGGCTCAGTATCCTTCAGTATTGGTCAGGTACTGTTTACAGCCCATCAAGGAAATACCCACAAAAAAAGTCTGGGGGTACAACAGGCAGCTGAAATTTTTCTAAATGTCGGTTTGGAAGAAGACTTACTCAATTTTCAGGCAGCTGCTTATCCGAATCCAACGATTCGGGATGTGATTCTCAGTATTCCGGAAGTAATGGGTAAAAAACTCGACTATGTCATCCTGGATATGGCTGGCAGACAAGTCTCAAGAGGCTCAATCAGCCAAACAGAAACTTCCATTTCTTTCAAATCTTTCCCCAAAGGCAGGTATTTCCTGAGAGTTAGTCTGGAAAATCATACTGCCAAAAGCTTTAACATCATCAAAAACTAA